The Novosphingobium sp. THN1 genome includes a window with the following:
- a CDS encoding LptA/OstA family protein, producing MSKYPMTTREIIRSARPLRWATIGFAASAALMAGGQHLWAQGISGHDSNAPVNYAADRIEVQDKTKRVVLSGNVDITQSDLRMQAARTTVAYRNAGDIQIDRIDATGGVMVNRGGESARGDVAVYDFNRNIITMTGNVALRRNGDTLNGGRLVIDLDSGLSSVDGRSGGGSGGRVSGTFNVKRRN from the coding sequence ATGAGCAAGTATCCCATGACTACACGCGAGATCATTCGCTCGGCCCGTCCGCTGCGCTGGGCCACCATAGGTTTTGCCGCATCGGCCGCGCTCATGGCAGGTGGTCAGCATCTTTGGGCGCAGGGCATCTCCGGACATGACAGCAATGCGCCTGTGAACTACGCGGCAGATCGCATCGAGGTGCAGGACAAGACAAAGCGCGTCGTCCTGTCCGGCAATGTCGACATCACCCAGTCGGATTTGCGCATGCAGGCCGCCCGGACAACCGTTGCCTACAGGAATGCCGGCGACATCCAGATCGACAGGATCGATGCGACCGGAGGTGTCATGGTCAACCGTGGCGGTGAAAGTGCGCGCGGCGATGTTGCTGTCTACGACTTCAACCGCAACATCATCACCATGACAGGGAACGTGGCGCTCCGTCGCAACGGCGATACGTTGAACGGCGGGCGCCTGGTCATCGATCTCGATTCTGGCCTGTCGAGCGTCGATGGGCGATCAGGTGGTGGTAGCGGCGGCCGCGTCAGCGGAACGTTCAACGTCAAACGCAGGAACTGA